From a single Melospiza georgiana isolate bMelGeo1 chromosome 5, bMelGeo1.pri, whole genome shotgun sequence genomic region:
- the CLNK gene encoding cytokine-dependent hematopoietic cell linker, which translates to MNPNRHRKEKRTIPANTFNSSEYLTMKGKSDFQLSSELSEEEDNMYETVNSSVLEAVHSLRILPAKPLQESEYADTRCLRPSGATSPTSENPSQPPQHSAIHTSDPEGRTVPNVRGGRMKLHGYQEPTPPPRPLKMLPKQYQPLPPEPRISSQVLPKRNTLSRDPTFPIPAEVTRHSSVRKSNTVPGRQQVTSLGKKPEVPFQAQHHPPEASPQYTWSSKNICRSGSTLSVDNLTVKKPPPPTSYAACKNKSKHLLVEQEMQSLTKPTEKDLNKCEWYVGEYDRHKAEKILLQKNTDETFLVRDCSKKSKAEPYVLVVYYGRRVYNIKVRFLEESQQYALGTGLRGECKFNSVEEIIDFYRSVPITLIDGKDQSGNHREQCYLTHPFKAG; encoded by the exons ATGAATCCAAATAGACATCGGAAAG AAAAGAGAACTATTCCTGCTAACACCTTTAATTCT AGTGAATACTTGACAATGAAGGGCAAGAGTGACTTCCAGCTTTCCTCTGAGCTATCTGAGGAGGAAGACAATATGTATGAGACTGTAAATTCTTCAGTGCTGGAGGCCGTTCACTCTTTGAGAATCCTTCCTGCCAAACCTCTGCAAGAATCTGAATATGCAG ATACACGGTGCTTAAGGCCATCAGGTGCCACTTCCCCAACGAGTGAGAACCCATCTCAGCCCCCTCAACACTCAGCT ATTCACACATCTGATCCGGAGGGGAGAACAGTGCCAAATGTAAGAg GAGGAAGAATGAAACTACATGGATACCAG GAGCCAACACCTCCCCCACG GCCTCTGAAGATGCTGCCAAAGCAGTATCAGCCCCTTCCTCCAGAGCCAAGAATAAGCAGCCAGGTCTTACCCAAGAGGAACACGCTCAGCCGAGACCCCACCTTTCCAATACCAGCAGAAGTCACAAG ACATTCATCTGTTAGGAAATCAAATACA GTACCTGGAAGACAGCAAG TTACAAGTTTGGGGAAGAAACCTGAAGTACCTTTTCAAGCACAACATCATCCTCCTGAAGCCAG CCCTCAATATACATGGAGCTCTAAGAACATTTGCAGATCAG GTTCCACATTAAGTGTAGATAATTTGACAGTGAAGAAGCCACCACCTCCTACATCATACGCAGCATgcaaaaacaaatcaaaacatttGCTTGTAGAACAGGAAATGCAATCTCTTACCAAACCCACTGAAAAG GATTTAAACAAATGTGAGTGGTATGTTGGAGAATATGATCGCCATAAAGCAGAGAAGATCCTGTTACAGAAAAACACT GATGAGACATTCTTGGTTAGAGATTGTTCAAAGAAATCAAAGGCTGAACCATACGTGTTGGTTGTTTATTATGGAAGAAGAGTGTACAACATTAAAGTACGGTTCCTGGAAGAGAGCCAACAATACGCCTTGGGAACAGGGCTCAGAGGAGAGTGT AAATTTAATTCCGTGGAAGAGATCATTGACTTCTACAGATCCGTTCCCATAACGCTCATTGACGGAAAGGATCAGTCAGGAAACCACAGAGAACAATGCTACCTCACACATCCCTTCAAGGCAGGCTGA